A portion of the Gossypium arboreum isolate Shixiya-1 chromosome 8, ASM2569848v2, whole genome shotgun sequence genome contains these proteins:
- the LOC108469053 gene encoding structure-specific endonuclease subunit slx1 isoform X2, with translation MRLLTSTFRSVKHPIPIPIPDPKPNIVKPSLPSESSAVAKSKSELKACLKQHNGELSGGAKASRAGRPWVCACVVRGFHDQSEACEFEFKWKMASRKLPRKKKNKEADDCSLTLLQHRQTALNKVKGMLDCSHLEVEWQMSTS, from the exons ATGAGGCTGCTCACATCAACATTCCGATCTGTGAAACACCCAATTCCAATCCCAATCCCAGACCCTAAACCCAATATCGTAAAACCATCGTTGCCGTCAGAATCGAGTGCCGTTGCAAAATCAAAATCAGAACTAAAAGCCTG TTTGAAGCAACATAATGGTGAACTTAGCGGTGGCGCAAAAGCATCTCGTGCTGGAAGGCCATGGGTCTGCGCCTGTGTAGTTCGGGGTTTCCATGACCAAAGTGAAG ctTGTGAGTTTGAATTCAAATGGAAAATGGCCTCAAGAAAACTGCCTCGCAAAAAGAAGAATAAGGAAGCTGATGATTGCTCCCTAACGTTATTACAACACAGGCAAACAGCTTTGAATAAGGTTAAAGGTATGTTGGATTGCAGTCACTTAGAAGTTGAATGGCAAATGAGTACTTCCTAA
- the LOC108469053 gene encoding structure-specific endonuclease subunit slx1 isoform X1: MRLLTSTFRSVKHPIPIPIPDPKPNIVKPSLPSESSAVAKSKSELKAWCVYLILSTNSPIKTYVGVTNNFSRRLKQHNGELSGGAKASRAGRPWVCACVVRGFHDQSEACEFEFKWKMASRKLPRKKKNKEADDCSLTLLQHRQTALNKVKGMLDCSHLEVEWQMSTS, encoded by the exons ATGAGGCTGCTCACATCAACATTCCGATCTGTGAAACACCCAATTCCAATCCCAATCCCAGACCCTAAACCCAATATCGTAAAACCATCGTTGCCGTCAGAATCGAGTGCCGTTGCAAAATCAAAATCAGAACTAAAAGCCTGGTGCGTTTACCTAATTCTTTCCACCAATTCCCCCATTAAAACCTACGTTGGTGTCACCAACAATTTCTCTCGCCG TTTGAAGCAACATAATGGTGAACTTAGCGGTGGCGCAAAAGCATCTCGTGCTGGAAGGCCATGGGTCTGCGCCTGTGTAGTTCGGGGTTTCCATGACCAAAGTGAAG ctTGTGAGTTTGAATTCAAATGGAAAATGGCCTCAAGAAAACTGCCTCGCAAAAAGAAGAATAAGGAAGCTGATGATTGCTCCCTAACGTTATTACAACACAGGCAAACAGCTTTGAATAAGGTTAAAGGTATGTTGGATTGCAGTCACTTAGAAGTTGAATGGCAAATGAGTACTTCCTAA
- the LOC108469421 gene encoding acyl-CoA--sterol O-acyltransferase 1-like, with protein MLGEEMNSFIKVWLAVFTSLSYCHAMGKMVPKGPKRLIFLLPIVCLFLYLPLNLYSPHFGGLTAFFIAWLGNFKLLLFAFDKGPLNTRISLPLFMALACLPIKIQQDPIKENPSSKSLGKFTVNYVIKGLLLAIILWSYNFIEYIHPNIIKLLYALHIYFFLEIFLAIGAAMVRSFYGVELEPQFNEPFLSTSLQDFWGKRWNLMVASIMRPTVYEPTLRFSSAVIGRKWAPVPSVLSTFVVSGVMHELVFYYLRRVNPTGEVTWFFIFHGICLTLEIGLKKALSGKCRLPWIVTGPLTVGFVLGTGIWLFIPQFTRSKLDVRAFEEYAEIGALLKSSCEKVLNHIFYHF; from the coding sequence ATGTTGGGAGAGGAGATGAACAGCTTCATCAAGGTATGGTTAGCAGTTTTCACATCTCTAAGTTATTGCCATGCCATGGGTAAGATGGTTCCAAAAGGTCCCAAAAGACTCATTTTCCTACTCCCCATTGTCTGCCTATTTCTCTACCTCCCTCTCAATCTATACTCGCCCCATTTTGGGGGTCTAACAGCCTTTTTCATTGCTTGGCTTGGTAACTTCAAGCTCTTATTATTTGCTTTCGACAAGGGTCCTTTAAACACACGTATTTCTCTCCCACTTTTTATGGCTCTGGCTTGCCTACCTATCAAGATTCAACAAGATCCAATTAAGGAAAACCCATCATCAAAATCACTAGGAAAATTTACTGTCAACTATGTTATTAAGGGTTTGCTTTTGGCCATTATACTATGGTCCTATAACTTCATTGAATACATACATCCCAATATTATCAAGCTCCTCTACGCTTTGCACATATATTTCTTCCTTGAAATCTTCTTGGCTATAGGGGCAGCCATGGTTCGATCCTTTTATGGGGTGGAGCTGGAGCCACAGTTCAATGAACCCTTCCTTTCAACTTCACTCCAAGACTTTTGGGGCAAAAGGTGGAACCTCATGGTGGCTAGTATCATGCGCCCTACCGTATACGAACCTACCCTAAGATTTTCGTCAGCTGTGATTGGCAGAAAGTGGGCCCCGGTACCGTCGGTTTTGTCAACGTTTGTAGTATCGGGTGTGATGCACGAGCTAGTGTTTTACTACCTGAGGCGCGTGAATCCCACAGGGGAAGTGACCTGgttttttattttccatggaATTTGTTTAACACTTGAGATTGGTTTGAAGAAGGCATTAAGTGGGAAGTGTCGGTTACCGTGGATAGTAACGGGACCGTTGACAGTTGGGTTCGTGTTGGGCACGGGCATTTGGCTGTTCATTCCACAGTTCACGCGATCAAAGTTGGATGTTAGAGCGTTTGAAGAGTACGCTGAAATTGGAGCGTTGTTGAAAAGTTCTTGTGAAAAAGTCTTAAACCACATCTTTTATCACTTCTGA
- the LOC108469743 gene encoding protein transport protein SEC31 homolog B-like, with translation MACIKGVNRSAQVAMAPDAPYMAAGTMAGAVDMSFSSSANLEIFKFDFQSDDRELPLVGECPSSERFNRLAWGKNGSGSDEFSLGLIAGGLVDGNIDLWNPSNLIRSMSSEQAIVGRLSRHKGPVRGLEFNAIAPNLLASGADDGEICIWDLSAPAQPSHFPPLKGSGSAAQGEISYLSWNSKVQHILASTSHNGTTVVWDLKKQKPVISFADSVRRRCSVLQWHPDVATQLVVASDEDGSPMLRLWDMRNIMSPVKEFVGHTKGVIAMAWCPTDSSYLLTCAKDNRTICWDTVTGEIVCELPAGTNWNFDVHWYTKIPGVISASSFDGKIGICNIEGCSRYGVGEGDFGAVSLRAPKWYKRPVGVSFGFGGKVVSFRPQIHGVGTSPSSEVFVHNLVAEESLVSRSSEFESAIQNGERSFLRVLCEKKSQESESQHDRETWGFLKVMFEDDGTARTKLLMHLGFSPPAEEKDTVQNDLSQSVTDITLEEKVSYEKEATLFAADNGEDFFNNLPSPKADTPVATSENNFHVEGTVPSTDLTPQESDGLEESAYPSFDDAVLRALVVGDYKGAVAQCIAANKMADALVIAHVGGTSLWESTCDQYLKMSHSPHLKVVSAMVNNDLMSLVNRRPLKLWKETLALLCTFAQREEWTVLCDTLASKLMASGNTLAATLCYICAGNIDKTVEIWSRCLTTEHDGKSYVDLLQDLMEKTIVLALATGQKQYSASLCKLVEKYAEILASQGLLITAMEYLKLLGSDELSPELVILKDRIALSTEPEKETTSMAFENSHLASGSVFEPMQQIYSESATSQIQPSVPISAYDENYQRSFCQYGGYAPPPSYRPQPPAPANTFVPTQSPHVSQGNFAPSLGTTQPVVRPFVPSNPPGLRNADQYQQPPALGSQLYPGAANPTYPVPQGTGSPAPVPSQMGSVPGPKVPQFVAPTPTPRGFMPVTDTPVVQRPGMSPVQSTSLTQSASIQPVAAPAALPPTVQTADTSNVPAHQKPVITTLTRLFNETSQAVGGPRANPAKKREIEDNSKKIGALFAKLNSGDISKNASDKLIQLCQALDNNDFGTALHIQVLLTTNEWDECNFWLATLKRMIKTRQNVR, from the exons ATGGCGTGTATAAAAGGGGTGAACAGATCGGCGCAAGTGGCAATGGCGCCGGACGCTCCCTACATGGCAGCGGGGACAATGGCTGGGGCGGTGGATATGTCCTTTAGCTCATCCGCGAATCTCGAGATATTCAAGTTTGATTTCCAGAGTGATGATCGCGAGCTTCCTTTGGTAGGCGAGTGCCCCAGCTCAGAGCGATTTAACCGCCTCGCTTGGGGCAAGAACGGATCTGGTTCCGATGAATTTTCACTCGGGCTCATTGCTGGTGGACTCGTTGATGGCAATATCGATCTTTGGAACCCCTCAAACCTGATACg CTCTATGTCAAGTGAACAAGCTATTGTTGGACGTCTTTCTAGACACAAAGGACCT GTTCGTGGTCTCGAGTTCAATGCCATTGCTCCAAACTTACTAGCATCTGGGGCTGATGATGGTGAAATCTGCATCTGGGATTTGTCAGCACCTGCACAACCGTCTCATTTTCCACCTCTTAAG GGTAGTGGTTCTGCTGCTCAAGGTGAAATCTCATATCTGTCCTGGAACAGTAAGGTCCAACATATACTGGCCTCAACTTCTCATAATGGGACAACTG TTGTTTGGGACTTGAAGAAGCAAAAACCAGTGATAAG TTTTGCAGATTCAGTTAGAAGGCGGTGTTCTGTTTTGCAGTGGCATCCTGATGTTGCCACCCAACTTGTTGTTGCCTCAGATGAAGATGGTTCACCCATGTTAAGG CTTTGGGATATGCGGAACATAATGTCACCGGTGAAGGAGTTTGTAGGGCACACAAAAG GTGTAATTGCAATGGCATGGTGTCCCACTGACAGCTCTTATTTGCTCACATGTGCCAAAGATAATCGAACTATTTGTTGGGATACTGTGACTGGAGAG ATTGTCTGTGAATTGCCTGCCGGTACCAACTGGAACTTTGATGTGCACTGGTATACAAAGATTCCTGGAGTAATATCAGCATCTTCCTTTGATGGCAAGATTGGCATTTGCAATATTGAG GGTTGCAGCCGATATGGTGTTGGGGAGGGTGATTTTGGTGCAG TGTCTTTGAGAGCACCAAAATGGTATAAACGTCCTGTTGGGGTATCTTTTGGATTTGGAGGAAAAGTTGTCTCATTTCGCCCTCAGATTCATGGTGTAGGTACTTCTCCGTCATCAGAG GTTTTTGTGCACAACTTAGTTGCTGAAGAAAGTCTGGTCAGTCGTTCATCTGAATTTGAATCTGCGATCCAAAATGGGGAGAGGTCTTTTCTAAGGGTTCTATGTGAAAAGAAATCTCAAGAGTCTGA ATCTCAGCATGATAGAGAAACGTGGGGCTTCTTAAAGGTGATGTTTGAAGATGATGGGACAGCTAGGACAAAGTTGCTCATGCATCTTGGTTTTAGCCCACCTGCAGAAGAAAAAGATACTGTACAAAATGACCTCTCTCAGAGTGTGACTGATATTACCCTTGAGGAAAAAGTGAGCTATGAGAAAGAAGCTACCCTCTTTGCTGCTGATAATGGGGAGGATTTCTTCAACAATCTTCCAAGTCCCAAGGCTGATACACCAGTTGCAACTTCTGAAAATAACTTTCATGTTGAGGGCACAGTTCCTAGCACGGATCTAACACCTCAAGAATCAGATGGGCTGGAGGAAAGTGCATATCCATCATTTGATGATGCTGTTCTACGTGCTTTGGTGGTGGGTGACTATAAGGGAGCAGTTGCACAATGCATTGCAGCCAATAAGATGGCTGATGCATTAGTTATTGCTCATGTTGGTGGTACTTCCTTATGGGAGAGCACATGTGATCAGTATCTTAAGATGAGCCATTCACCACACCTGAAGGTTGTCTCTGCAATGGTGAACAATGATCTCATGAGTCTTGTCAATAGAAGGCCTTTGAAACTATGGAAAGAAACACTTGCACTCCTCTGTACA TTTGCCCAAAGAGAGGAATGGACAGTACTCTGTGATACGCTTGCTTCCAAACTAATGGCTTCTGGTAATACTCTGGCAGCAACTCTCTGTTATATATGTGCGGGAAATATTGATAAAACAGTAGAGATTTGGTCAAGGTGCCTGACAACCGAACATGATGGGAAATCTTATGTTGATCTTCTCCAG GATTTGATGGAAAAGACTATTGTCCTTGCTTTGGCAACTGGCCAGAAGCAATATAGTGCATCTCTCTGCAAGCTTGTTGAGAAATATGCTGAAATATTGGCTAGTCAAGGGCTTCTAATTACGGCCATGGAGTACTTGAAGCTTTTGGGGTCTGATGAGCTGTCACCTGAACTTGTTATCTTAAAAGATCGTATTGCACTTTCAACAGAACCTG AGAAAGAAACTACATCTATGGCCTTCGAAAACTCTCATCTAGCAAGTGGATCAGTCTTTGAACCTATGCAACAGATATATTCG GAGTCTGCTACTTCACAAATTCAGCCAAGTGTTCCTATTAGTGCTTACGATGAAAATTATCAGCGTTCTTTCTGCCAATACGGAGGATATGCACCTCCTCCCTCGTATCGACCTCAACCACCAGCACCTGCAAATACTTTTGTGCCAACGCAGTCTCCTCATGTTTCCCAG GGAAATTTCGCTCCTTCACTTGGCACCACTCAGCCTGTTGTTAGACCCTTTGTTCCTTCAAACCCTCCTGGTCTAAGAAATGCAGATCAATATCAGCAGCCACCTGCCTTGGGTTCTCAATTATATCCT GGTGCTGCTAACCCTACTTATCCTGTTCCCCAAGGAACTGGTTCTCCTGCACCTGTCCCATCGCAAATGGGATCAGTTCCTGGCCCCAAAGTGCCCCAATTTGTAGCTCCTACTCCAACACCTAGAGGGTTTATGCCAGTGACCGACACACCTGTTGTTCAAAGACCTGGCATGAGTCCTGTGCAATCTACTAGCCTTACGCAGTCAGCATCAATACAACCAGTTGCAGCACCTGCTGCACTCCCACCAACTGTGCAGACTGCTGACACTTCAAATGTACCTG CCCACCAGAAACCTGTAATCACAACTTTAACTAGACTTTTCAATGAGACCTCTCAAGCAGTGGGAGGACCACGTGCGAACCCAGCCAAGAAGCGTGAAATAGAAGACAATTCAAAGAAAATAGGTGCCTTATTTGCCAAACTCAACAGTGGAGACATTTCAAAAAATGCTTCTGATAAGCTTATTCAGCTCTGCCAGGCGTTGGACAATAATGATTTTGGGACAGCTCTACATATCCAG GTTCTTCTTACTACCAATGAGTGGGATGAATGCAACTTTTGGCTTGCAACTCTGAAACGGATGATTAAGACAAGGCAGAATGTAAGATAA